The DNA region CAATTTAGTGCAGTTTCATGCCAGTCTATGATGTGACAATTTGGTAGGAAGCCATTGTAAATATAAATAGGAAGAACCCATTTTTGTCTTGCTGTATGGTATTCACTAAGGATAAGGCAATATTATTACAACCATATAGCTACCACTTAACAGCAACTTTGTTTTTCATGAATGCATGATTTAGGTAAAGGTGTGAGTTATTCATGCAATTTGTGTTCTGATTCTGCCCAAGTTAACATATCTTGCATCACTTAATATATAACCTCTGGGAACATATTTAAAACCTTTCATCTTAGGATCCTAAGATAAATATACATTTTAGTCTTATCAGCATATTTCGCTCAGTTTAGTACATTTTTCAAAGATccattttattacattattaCCATCATGGACTCTAAAATCGGTTTGTTTTCTCGATTGTATACGTCACGAATGATCTGTGAAAATGAATGTTTGCATCATTTTGTCCTATGTTTGTGATACAGCAACTACAGGGCCCTTCATTTGACAAGGGtgctctttacatttacattttagtcatttagcagacgctcttatccagagcgacttacagttagtgagtgcatacattttcatactggccccccgtgggaatcgaacccacaaccctggcgttaaaaaacaccatgctctaccaactgagctacacgggactttaCTAGATGGGTGATTGTCctgtactgtatacagttgaatgTGGAAAATAATTTTGTGCTTGCATGTTTTCTGTAATAAAAAAGAATAAAACAAGCAAACCATGACATGTTCTTGTATTGATTTCTTAAACTGAGACTCAGCACTATGCAGTGATCACAAGCAGCAACGTGAACCAAAGACATTTCAGAGTGAGGCCCGGTAGTTTCGTCATCCCAATACTGTGGTTTACTTTGTGTATTTCTGAGTCTACGTTAAACGGCCATCTCACCTGCTGTAGCGGTCAGAAACGTTGTGAGGGCGCTCCACCTCTCTGCAGTCCCAGGGCTCTGGATACCATTCTGCGGGCCACCGCAGAGTCTGTCCGTGGCCTCTCCTTCACCGGCTGGATAAACTCTGGGAAATACAGAAGCATTTTATATTAGAGTATGGAATAAAGAGATAAGAACACGCTAATAGTATGGGACCAACAAGTTATAGTTACTTACAATGAAAACATTATTTACCCAGATAGCAGATACCACTTCATTTAAATTATTGTTTCTTAGTGCTACTGTATAGAGAGGTAACAAGACAAGGACAATACCGGCACGTCTTATGGCTTTCCCTTTTGCCTGCTTGCTCCCGTCAGACAGAGTGCGTGTCTTCAGGAGAGGGTGCTGAATGGAAAGCGCATGGAGGGCTAAACACAAACACAGGGTTGATTCAAAGACTCATCTCTGATGTCATTAGAAAGAACACCAACTTCCCCTCACCTAAGGCCAGTAGGCCACACAACCAACTCCAATGTGCCAAAAGAAACTCGTGACTCATCTTGGGACTTAAATATCCCTCAAAATATGAAAAAATAGATATACTCAAAAACCATACCTGCAGATTGACTGGAGAACACGCCCAGGGCGTGAGTGTTGTCCACCCACTTAATCTTCATGCCTTCGTCgctggaagacagacagagacaagacTGGGAGAGTTAGACAGCCCTTATGAGTGTGCTGTGGGCTTTAATGAGAGGCATTGGGAGGCTTTCACCTGTGCTGCAAGGCAAAGTTTTCCCTATGTACAGATCTacgatcagcttcccctcccccaatcctaaccatcAGTGGGAAAAAAGTtaaactgatccaagatcagcgtctaggggaaACATCACCCTACTCGGAGGCGTTTACCTGTGGTCTGCAAAGGCATCCAGCAGGTCGCCTGTTTTGAACATGGCCGGGAAGTCGTAGATCTCGATGACGTGGGCAAATTCGTCCTGGTTGATCCACACGTTCTCAAAACAAGAGTAGTCGTTGTGGGCGTGTTCGATGGCCACGTCAGTCTCTGTCAAGTGGGCCTTGATCTGACGAGAAATTAAACCAGTTATTGACAGATATAACAACCTATCCCAATTAAGTGTTTCTCAGTAATCCCTTTACATATACAAATGTGAAATATAGCCTATACAGTAAGAACTGTGGACACCCCCCACACCACAGAGTAACACAATGCCCCATTCCCTTTAAAACTGATGCCTGATTCACACTATAGGACCGAAAGGCTAGCTTATACCTGAAAATATATAGTCTATTTAACTTGAGGACAATCCAAAATGTCATGGTCATTTGTTCCATTTTCAAATGGATTTACAAAAACAAAAATATTAGTCTCATAATTGAAGTAATTTGAAGAAATGAACAGAAATTATATAATCCCCATAGATCAACCCCCCCACTCCATTGTTATGGAATTAGTCTGAACTTCACCACACTGTACCTCTTGGCTAAAATCAGCAGCATTGCTAGCAGCATCCTTGGCTGGTGTTGTATGAGAGGCATGGTGTTGGTGGGATGTCACATTGCTACTGCCCACAGACTCCTCCATCAGCACCTCCTCTGctacatgttcctcctcctcctggtcTTCCTTAGTCTGGTCCTCCAGGGTCATGGCCATGAAGTAGGACACAGTCTGGTCCCAGGCGGGGGGCCAGGGGCAGGGCTCCTCTACAGAGAAGCGAATGAAGTCGTCCTCCTGCCCAGCGCTAGAGGTGGTGGTGCTAGAAGGCAAACTGTCCTGGTTGGTGTTGGCCTGTGTTTCTGACGGCGTTCCCTCCGGGGTGTCTGAGGAGCAGCAGGAGCAGGACTCTGAGGTGGAGGTGCAGCCCGAGGTGTTGAAGCTGAGAGTGGGCAGGGGCAGGTCGAGGTCCACCCCTGCTGGTGGTCCGTGGAGGGAACTGCCGCTGTCCCGTTGCCTGTCCCTAGCCGCCCTGGGGACGTAAATGGCCTTGTCAGGACGTTTGGTGTTACCCCCGCTCCGCCGGGTCAGTGGGTTGGGTCTGGGCTGGGGGTCCGTTCTGCTGCTCTGCATCCCCATAACTCTCCTGGGAGCCTCATCGTAGAAACTGGTGTTACTGTCTGTGTCGCTTTCTTCCCCCAGATCCAGCCTGGCACAGACAACACACCATACTAAAGTCACCATGTAACGCTGTGAAATAATGGGCAATAATTCACATTAAGATGCCCCTATACCATGTAGTTACTTTAGAACTACTTTGGCAGCCAGACTTGATCAATTTAATGTACACTGTGACCTTATAATATGGCATATGAATTTGTATTTACCAGTTGTTTAtccaggaagtcccattgaggtcagaaTACTTATTGTACAAGGCAGACCTGAATGTAAGACCTTGTTGTGTGTGCTCTACCTGAGGTGAGAGTAGCAGACAACTACCCTACGTCTCCAGCCCTCCCCCACGGAGAAGGTGGCGAGGTTACGGTGGTTCTCAGTGGTTTTGTGAATCAGGTAGCGAAGTCTGCTTGATAGAGGGGGGAAGAGTAGGgcactggggagggaggggacaaCACTCAAGCCAAagcttattacatttacatttacattttagtcatttagcagacgctcttatccagagcgacttacagttattgagtgcctccattttttttcatttttttttttagggggacaTCCAATAAGTGTCTTTGATGACATCAACTCACAGATAGACTTTGATCACCTGTAGGTACATTATGATCTGTAGGTACATTATGTCTGTGACACGTTGCTAAATGCCATTGGCAATTAACGTGAAATGGCATGGACAGGGAATGTGTCCCACAAAAAAAGTACAAGCCCTCAATTTATGATTGTGACAGAATGCAGGAAATGGCAGCTTACCTTTTCTGTTTTCCTCTCTGTTGGTAAGCATCCAGTTCGTGCAGGACTGTGTGAACAAATTCATTTTCTTGCTTGGGAAGATAACAGCCATCAAAACAAGGAAACGCCAGGGTGGCCAAAGGGGGTGATGTTGGCACTTTGTAGCTGTAAAAATAATAGTATATTTCATGATCAACGGTGGGGATGCAGTTGACTCAGTGTGACAACCGTTCATATATACATCAGTGTGGTGACAACAACCCAATGCTACGGCTAGCAAGCACTTTGTtcagaaataaaacatttccagGCTTACGTTAAGTTCCCCATCAGCTAAATCCCACATTTACAAGGGGCGGTAGCTTTGTCCAATATTATGTATCCACTGCACTGCCCATaccagggttctccaaccctgttgctggagagctaccctcctgtaggttttccagttgttactaacctgattaatTTGATCAACCAGCAAATTCTTAGAATCACGTGCGCTAGATTAAGGTTGGAGCGAAACCTTACAGGACAGCTCTCCAGGAATAGGGTTGGAGATCCCTCCGTTGctaagtttagctagctagctaactctgttgctatagctagctagcaaatgctGAACAGAAGCTATTCAATCAAATTATGCAATTATAATAAGAGATTTTGTTTTAACCTTTAGTTTATCAGTTGAAAAGATGCCCAAGTAATAAATTACCAAGCAAAAAAAGTAGAGAAATAATtccaaacgcacacacacaacgctTGAAGAAAAGAAAAAGCAGCCAGCCCCCATCCAAATAATTGTAATTGTGCCCCTTGCGAACTGGCGCAGAATGCATTCATAAACTGTTTAGTTATTGCTAACGATGACTAACTCCATTTTTTAGttgtcatttttagcagacgctcttatccagagcgacttacatttttttttcttcatactggccccccgtgggaaacgaaccctcaaccctggcgttgcaagcgccatgctctaccaactgagctacacgcagAATATTGTTGACTGCCATTAAAAATGGTATTCACTCATTTGCAGTTGTCTAGCTATGATCACTGGTtatcttgtaaaaaaaaaaaaaaactgtgatgTGTGCTATATTTAACTGAGTATGTCTTTACAGATTATTCAAGAAAATAGTTTATTTATAGATACACATTACACTACATATAATAACAAGAACAATACAATAGATAGGAAATAAAAGCCAGGCTTGGGATTCAAAGCATGCTTAAGGTTTCTGTGGTGGTTTTGTGGTCAATAATTATTTACACATATTGGACAATATCAAGGATAGGGGTAGTCTAGAAACTCCATAATTATGTTGAACCACAGTCAGGGTTGGAGTCACAATTCCTGTCAATTCACATTCAGTCAAGCTAAGCAGTGAGAACATTGATGTCATATCCCAGTATGTGATTAACAATTTCATCAAGATTCATAAATTAAACTAGCAAATGTGAAAACCTGATTCATATTAGCAATAACAGGCAACCTGTGTGCTTAAACACTGTGGTGAACGGTCACTATAAAACAGACACCATAATACAGACCCACACAACATGTTGCATACAAAACAAGTTCATATTGAATAGCCTGTGTCTACAAGGTGACCAAaagtacacacacaccaaatcaATAAGTTATCTTCTgacaattatactgaacaaaaatataaacgcaacatgtaaagtgttggtgccatgtttcatgagctgaaataaaagatcccagaaatgttccatacacacaaaaagcttatttctctcaaattttgtgcacatccctgttagtgagcatttctcctttgccaagataatccagccacctgacacgtgtggcatatcaagaagctgattaaactgcatgatcattacacaggtgcaccttgtgctggagacaataaaaggccaatctaaaatgtgcagttgtcacaacacaatgccagacaactcaattggcatgctgactgcaggaatgttgaCCAGAGCTGTCGCCAGAGAAtttcatgttcatttctctaccataagccgcctccaacgtcatttgagtgaatttggcagtacgtccaatctgcctcacaaccgcagaccatgtgtaaccacgccagcccaggacctccacatctggcttgggatcgtctgagaccagccacccggacagctgatgaaactgaggagtaattttgtctgtaataaagcccttttgtggggaaaaactcattctgattggctgggcctggctccccaatgggtggcctatgccctcccaagccCAACCattgctgcgcccctgcccagtgatgttaaatccatagattagggcctaatttatttatttcaattgactgatttcgttATATGAACTGGAACTCAGTAaatttgttgaaattgttgcatgttgcgtttatatttttgttcaatatacatACAAAAGGTGCAGTAACATTTTAGCAAAAGTTCTAGTTGGTTTTTGAGAAGTACAACTTAGAAGTACCTGAAGTAACACATTATAACCCAGAAACTTTGCAATGTTACTGTACATCGTTTACGTTTGTAACTTCCAGGAACAAGAATCCATGAGTCCGGAACATGCTAGCACCACCCCAGTACCACTCATTGTTTTTGTTTAAGTAAACAAATCTGAATTGTGGTGGTTTAaagtttctcctggcccatagactactgtCAAGGTAAGGAACCATCTTACTAATGATGTAATTTTAGTGAAGCAGAGGATATATTAAAATACAGGTTTAAAAACTGTGGCTGAACTATACCTTTAAAGGCTATTTGCATGGAGCTATTACACAATGCACCTTTAATTACGAGTAAGGGTTTAGAAATAGCAATATAAAACAAAATGGCACCATTCATACTAAAGGTGTGGTCTTGCTTCACTAGAATAAGACTTTTCACATGTTCAAATTAATCATCTCAATAAACATGTAAAAAATAGGGAGTGTTGGTCTCTGTgggagtatgaaaaatgtatgtacgcactactgtaagtcgctctggataagagcgtctgctaaataactaaaatgtaaaaatgtagataTAGGCTACTAGCACACATAGCCCATACCTTacgtgaaataaataaaaacaatcaTTGATGGGTGTGGTGAGACAATTGGGAAGCACCAGGTGAAATAGGCCATCCTGCATAAGAGCAAAAACAAAAACACCTCAAATTAACAATCCTGTGAAAGTAGTCCTGACAGCTGGAGGCTGGGAGCAGTGGATTTGTGAAATAACATTGCTTATCTGATCATTGCTGCTCATTAACCAGAGGGAATGTAAGTCAAGACATGTCATTTGACAGTATCTACAAGTCAATATTATTCTATTATTTCTAGTTATTTAGACACTAAGCTCGTGAGGTCGCTGTGAAACTTATTTCCATTGGTATCCCCTGTTAGGGTTAACAGGATGAGAGAAACTAATCTGACAACACTCACCTTTGGTGTGGTTTATCTTCCGGAGCCAATGCTTCGATCCTCAAAGATGGTGATTTCAACCTGGGGAGGGGTTAGTTAAAGAAGCTGGGATCCAGCAAATGCAAGACAGTTACACAAGAAAGGTCTAGttgtgcgtcccaaatagcatcctattccctttatagtgcactacttttaaccagagcccaagGAAAATATATGGGGATTatggtggcatttgggatgcagcctctgtTAGTGTGAGCCTCTGGGACAGTAAAGGATACAACCCTGAGACCTCTCTCTATTGGGTCCGTCAGCAGCAGTCCCAGAGGAGCGTAGATCTTCTCATTCTGCTCCTTGATGAACCTAGCGATCTTCTTCAATACCTAGAGACAAAGAAAGTAAGCCCTTTCACCCATTAATTGCTTGGCCTCATAAAATGACTACACCTAATACGGCCACTGGTCCACGACATAAAACATTGTTTCAACATATTCCCAATATagtaagtgcactactttagaccagggcccacagggacACGGATTGTTTTTATTTGGAATGTTCTAACAACCCTTGGCCTACATACTTCTATGGAGAAGACTGAAGGACCTACTTTCTCATAATGGGTCTCCATACAGAGGAAGATAGTGTAAGCTGTCATGCAGGCCAAGCAGCCCTCCAGGTAAGACTTGCCACCTATTTTCTCAGCCTCAGCATAGAGGTTGTTCAGCGTCTGTATTGTCTCCTCGAACTGCTGCCTGTCAACCTGAAAAAAATTATGCCCATCGACCCCTCAGTAAGAGGTATGCACGACCAAAGTCACTGAGAAATAATGATCCTTTCTTGGGGGTCTGGAGAAGTACACTGACTACACGAACTGAAAGAATGTATGACAATTGTATTTGAACCATGGTCTGCttagtagctgtgtgtgtgtgtagtctcatACCCTAGACTCCAGCTCAGAGGGGAACTTGGTCTGGAACCTGCAGATTGTACCCGAGTTGTAGTCCCGCTGGACATACACTTTGGAGGCGACAGCTGCTTGATGTTGCAGGTCCTGCAAGTTGTGCGTCTGAAAGCATGAATTGAATAAACATCATGGGATCATTTGCGTCCATCATTAGTCTAGTTATTAAGCTAACCCAAAAAGCTATCTAGCTAACTACACGGACAGACTGACAGAAGGCTCAGTCTGGACAGagggctagctaacgttagccatacTTGTTGACAGCATCTTGATTGGCTAGTGAACCAAGCACCACAGTACAGGCAGCCACCAAATGGTGGAATGTATATCCACAAGTTCAGTTGGTTAGACACGGCTTAGTTGTCAATGCCTAAATACAGTTAAAACAATCAATGTAATTTACCTCAGCCATAGTGGATGTTTAACTTTCAGCTAGCTTCTTCGGGTAGTACTTCCGGACAGGCTGAAAGCTTCAATGAGTATGCTGccgcttttcttttcttttcttttcttcttctgcttcttcttcgatgaggtttaacggcggttggcatccaataaatatagcattactgccacctactagactggagtccAACTCCCTTATAGTTTGCttgaaaaaataaaaagataaataaacaaataccctaccatctaacacaggggtgtcaaactcattttagctcaggggccacatggaggaaaatctattcccaagtgggccggaccggaaaaatcatggtatatataacttaaaaacaacaacttcagattgttttctttgttttaatacgatcaacacacaacataaagctggagcctgaggacagtgtgtccaaaatagtacaagcacaacatcactattaatcataaaacacgtcaagtttatttgaaaattctaaagaaaaagaacacacaaacacacaatgcctcagtgattaacagaactgtttcacagatcacagaactatatcagggtgtcatttctcaggcagaaatgtagatacaaataatgaaatcctgttccccaaacaagtgcaagaaccacagagtcaagaataggttaaatatacaaataaaataaaaacaattaaaaacaatagcacatcaacataaaaacatataaacataaagctggagcctgaggacagtgtccaaaagcacaacatcactattaatcataaaacacctcaagttatttgaaagttctgaggacaaagaacacacaaacacacaatgcctcagtgattcacagaagtatatcacagatcacagaactatatcagggtgtcatttctcaggcagaaatgtagataaaaataatgaaatcctgttccccaaacaagtgcaagaaccacagagtcaagaataggttaaatatacaaataaaataaaatcaattaaaaacaattgcacatcaacataaaaacatataaacataaatctgaaagcgttgctcaaactcccgtaacagtcccgttattttatctttgaaccgcttcatgtctgccacatgttgggtcgcgcacacatttttcagacaggggaagtgagctgcatcaccaccggcaagttgcgtctcccacaatgacagcttcaacttgaaagaacgtatgctgtcataatactgcgtgacaactttgttgcgcccttgcagctgtttgttcaagttattcaggtgctctgtaacatccaccataaatgcaaggtcctgcatccattctgcggaatgaaattctatcactggtttgcccttttcttccatgaactgttcaatttcttctcgtaaatcaaagaaacgcctcagcacagcacctcggcttaaccatcttacctcagtgtggtatggcaggccatagatgtggtctttctctctgagaaggctgtcaaactgacggtgattcaggcttctggatcggatgaaattaacagtttggatgaccaccttcatgacgttatccatctttaatgacttgcaacacaaagcctcctggtgcaaaatacagtgaaaagtcaaaaaatcacgtcctccatttgcagattgcactttctctctgaactttgtcacagcgcctgcttttttcccgatcattgagggcgcatcatctgtagccaggctgacagcgcgggaccagtccactccgaccctgtccagcgcgccgagagtgcagtaaaaatatcagctgctgtcgttgtatctgtcatcggcaccaactccacgaactcctcggtgacggtcaatgtgtcatcaactccgcggatgaaaatggccagttgtgcaacatctgtaatgtccgtgctttcatcaattgcaaccgaaaacgcaataaatgactttactttttgcttcaactggctgtccaaatccactgaaagatcggaaatcctgtctgcaactgtgtttcttgtcaggctgatatttgcaaaagcctgccgcttttcagggcacacaatctccgctgccttcatcatgcatgttttttcaaattcaccctcactaaatggttttgaagccactgcgatttcattagcaatgaggtagctagctttcactgcagcgtcactgatgtctcggctgtgagtaaacacagactgctgtttcttcagatcccccaacagttcattcaccttctctcatctccgctgtccttgaaagttgtcatatttgtcggcatgaagactcacatagtggcgacgaaggttatatttctttcagcactgcaacatgctctgaacacaccaaacatacagctttcccattcaattccgtgaataaataggatgaccatttttcttggaacactctgcactctgagtccacttttctcttttttgacagagacatattggggcaatgagggtgccaaagcacataatgttaaaagtagaagccgtaataaatatcgcgggcaaaacaaagtagctcattggctgcacgtgcttgacctacttgctctgccccggtataaacagtttgcttgcttaacacaattgctatttattgaaaaattgcagcgcatttttatactttacaacaaaaaacaaaaacaaaacaaaaaacaaaaaattctaacactacactcacataataaaaaaataatgaaaataataaaaaataacactaccctactccactatttaaatctatttattCCTTCCTCAGGCCAACAACCTGAAAAGATGGGACACCActacttaacactccctgtaactcttctgatgtcaagtcttgcacacccaaatacctctctgcagctgccaccacaacctcaattttctgcgacttaggttccatccctgcagtacagttgataaccattgctataaatgctaaaaatccaatcttactgaaacatatatcacttgttggcctgtccctctgtactggtacagatctactactcacaccactcctctcaggatccctcccccttgacccatcttcctctactttcttccctgcctcagcatatgacaacttctgcactactctaaccctggaaacctcaacctgcctctctcgcacgggacatttctgatccccagccccatgggcacccctacaattaacacataccactactttccccaatgctacacatgcTTTTGTCTAATGCCCTTCTGCatacttctcacacctaggaacctacctcctaca from Coregonus clupeaformis isolate EN_2021a chromosome 12, ASM2061545v1, whole genome shotgun sequence includes:
- the r3hcc1 gene encoding R3H and coiled-coil domain-containing protein 1, with amino-acid sequence MGNLTYKVPTSPPLATLAFPCFDGCYLPKQENEFVHTVLHELDAYQQRGKQKSALLFPPLSSRLRYLIHKTTENHRNLATFSVGEGWRRRVVVCYSHLRLDLGEESDTDSNTSFYDEAPRRVMGMQSSRTDPQPRPNPLTRRSGGNTKRPDKAIYVPRAARDRQRDSGSSLHGPPAGVDLDLPLPTLSFNTSGCTSTSESCSCCSSDTPEGTPSETQANTNQDSLPSSTTTSSAGQEDDFIRFSVEEPCPWPPAWDQTVSYFMAMTLEDQTKEDQEEEEHVAEEVLMEESVGSSNVTSHQHHASHTTPAKDAASNAADFSQEIKAHLTETDVAIEHAHNDYSCFENVWINQDEFAHVIEIYDFPAMFKTGDLLDAFADHSDEGMKIKWVDNTHALGVFSSQSAALHALSIQHPLLKTRTLSDGSKQAKGKAIRRAEFIQPVKERPRTDSAVARRMVSRALGLQRGGAPSQRF
- the golga7 gene encoding golgin subfamily A member 7; the protein is MAETHNLQDLQHQAAVASKVYVQRDYNSGTICRFQTKFPSELESRVDRQQFEETIQTLNNLYAEAEKIGGKSYLEGCLACMTAYTIFLCMETHYEKVLKKIARFIKEQNEKIYAPLGLLLTDPIERGLRVVEITIFEDRSIGSGR